One Phenylobacterium hankyongense DNA segment encodes these proteins:
- a CDS encoding sensor histidine kinase has translation MNSATAEPELDFQEANHRFLNTLASLYGFLRSDLGDLDDPAFSQAVGAFASRVQAFACVHRTLGEDPGEDLVDAPAHMARLCGGLCDALLAPRGLHCELSADPGTLPREICQTLDLIIADLVANAAKHAFVGRDCGRVSICLRHRPDGWMCAVADNRSGARGGASSNRMMLVRRLAHALDSDLCIHSDRQGMMVTLSLPESTLAHRTRASTAPCHA, from the coding sequence ATGAACAGCGCCACCGCCGAGCCGGAACTCGACTTCCAAGAGGCGAACCACCGCTTCCTGAACACCCTCGCCTCACTCTACGGATTCCTGCGATCCGACCTCGGCGACCTGGACGATCCCGCCTTCAGCCAGGCCGTCGGCGCCTTCGCCAGCCGCGTCCAGGCCTTCGCCTGCGTGCACCGAACGCTGGGCGAGGATCCCGGAGAGGATTTGGTGGATGCGCCCGCCCACATGGCGAGGCTGTGCGGCGGGTTGTGCGACGCGCTGCTGGCGCCGCGCGGCCTCCACTGCGAGCTCAGCGCCGACCCCGGAACCCTGCCGCGTGAGATCTGCCAGACCCTGGATCTGATCATCGCCGACCTGGTCGCCAACGCGGCCAAACACGCCTTCGTCGGGCGGGACTGCGGGCGGGTCAGCATCTGCCTGCGACACCGCCCCGACGGATGGATGTGCGCGGTCGCCGACAACCGCTCCGGCGCCCGCGGCGGGGCCAGCAGCAACCGGATGATGCTGGTCCGCAGGCTGGCGCATGCGCTGGACAGCGACCTGTGCATCCACTCCGACCGCCAGGGCATGATGGTCACCCTCAGCCTGCCCGAATCCACCCTGGCGCACAGGACCCGGGCGTCCACGGCCCCATGTCACGCCTGA
- a CDS encoding response regulator transcription factor, translating into MPRRVLVVEDDSSTADYIAKGLREEGFTVEHVGDGRDALYLATSSEFDAIVMDRMIPGLDGLTVVKALRAAAVPTPILILSAMGHLDERVKGLRAGGDDYLTKPFGFSELHARLENLIRRRTEKTVETELRCGGLVMDLLTRKVVRDGRPIELLPREFKLLEFLLRNQNRVVTRVMLLERVWDYRFDPHTSIIDTHISRLRKALETGFDKPLLHTVRGAGYRLSEEP; encoded by the coding sequence ATGCCCAGGCGCGTGCTGGTGGTCGAGGACGACTCCTCGACCGCGGACTACATCGCCAAAGGCCTGCGTGAGGAGGGCTTCACCGTCGAGCACGTCGGCGACGGCCGCGACGCCCTCTACCTGGCGACCTCGTCCGAATTCGACGCCATCGTCATGGACCGCATGATCCCCGGGCTCGACGGCCTCACGGTGGTCAAGGCGCTGCGCGCCGCGGCGGTGCCGACCCCGATCCTGATCCTCTCGGCCATGGGCCACCTCGACGAGCGCGTCAAAGGCCTCCGGGCGGGCGGAGACGACTACCTGACCAAGCCGTTCGGCTTTTCGGAGCTGCACGCCCGGCTCGAGAACCTGATCCGCCGGCGCACCGAGAAGACCGTGGAGACCGAGCTCCGCTGCGGCGGGCTGGTCATGGACCTCCTGACCCGCAAGGTCGTGCGCGACGGCCGGCCGATCGAGCTCCTGCCGCGCGAGTTCAAGCTGCTGGAGTTCCTGCTGCGCAACCAGAACCGCGTGGTCACCCGGGTGATGCTGCTGGAACGGGTCTGGGACTACCGCTTCGATCCGCACACCAGCATCATCGACACCCACATCAGCCGGCTCCGCAAAGCCCTGGAGACCGGCTTCGACAAGCCCTTGCTGCACACCGTGCGGGGCGCGGGCTACCGGCTTTCCGAGGAGCCCTAG
- a CDS encoding amidohydrolase family protein codes for MTDAVPQDPNAAAQKAALLDPSRPILVRQAHLVTLDDTLGDLEGDVLVKDGRIAAVGRELACDGAVVIDGTDKVVIPGFVNSHVHLWQTLIKGCAGDYSFGDYLHYILGAVGKYYEPEDVRVATQLGAIEQVDAGVTTVYDWAHIMNSPDHADAAIDGLQQSGVRAVFGHGTPGDDVGRWYYQSRERHPDDIVRIRKSRLSSNDALVTLGMSIRGPDFAGMEVNRADIELARSLGIMASMHLAVGMYGDYSPDTRTLAKAGLLGPDINLTHCNRLLDDEIALALDLGASISVTPEVEMQMGHGLPVTGRVQAAGGRITLGTDVVCSVSADMFSQMRFAVQAQRMLANAKAHEGGAMLDHLPIGARDALISATLQGAKALGLDHRIGSITPGKDADLTILSWAHERSSPLVNPVQAAVFHASVANVHTVMVAGRVRKFAHAAMQAEAGSIRRAAEMGHRVMAAAGIILPASLAA; via the coding sequence ATGACCGACGCCGTCCCCCAGGATCCGAACGCCGCCGCCCAGAAGGCGGCGCTGCTCGACCCCTCGCGCCCGATCCTCGTCCGGCAGGCCCACCTGGTCACCCTGGACGACACCCTCGGCGACCTGGAGGGCGACGTGCTGGTCAAGGACGGCAGGATCGCCGCGGTCGGCCGCGAGCTCGCCTGCGACGGCGCGGTGGTGATCGACGGGACCGACAAGGTCGTCATCCCCGGCTTCGTCAACAGCCACGTCCACCTGTGGCAGACGCTGATCAAGGGCTGCGCCGGCGACTACTCCTTCGGCGACTACCTGCATTACATCCTGGGCGCGGTCGGCAAGTACTACGAGCCCGAGGACGTGCGCGTGGCCACCCAGCTGGGGGCCATCGAGCAGGTCGATGCCGGCGTGACGACGGTCTACGACTGGGCGCACATCATGAACTCGCCCGACCACGCCGACGCGGCCATCGACGGCCTGCAGCAGTCGGGCGTCCGCGCGGTGTTCGGCCACGGCACCCCCGGCGACGACGTCGGGCGCTGGTACTACCAGAGCCGCGAACGCCATCCCGACGACATCGTCCGCATCCGCAAGAGCCGGCTGTCGTCCAATGACGCCCTGGTCACGCTGGGCATGTCCATCCGCGGGCCCGACTTCGCGGGCATGGAGGTCAACCGGGCCGACATCGAGCTGGCGCGATCGCTCGGGATCATGGCCAGCATGCACCTGGCCGTCGGCATGTACGGCGACTACTCGCCCGACACCCGCACGCTCGCCAAGGCGGGGCTGCTCGGTCCGGACATCAACCTCACCCACTGCAACCGCCTGCTGGACGACGAGATCGCCCTGGCGCTGGACCTCGGCGCCAGCATCTCGGTGACGCCGGAGGTCGAGATGCAGATGGGCCATGGCCTGCCGGTCACCGGGCGCGTGCAGGCGGCGGGCGGGCGTATCACGCTCGGCACCGACGTGGTCTGCAGCGTCAGCGCCGACATGTTCTCTCAGATGCGCTTCGCCGTGCAGGCGCAGCGCATGCTCGCCAACGCCAAGGCGCACGAAGGCGGCGCCATGCTCGACCATCTGCCGATCGGCGCCCGCGACGCGCTGATCTCCGCCACCCTGCAAGGCGCCAAGGCGCTCGGCCTCGACCACCGCATCGGCTCGATCACCCCGGGCAAGGACGCCGACCTGACCATCCTATCGTGGGCGCACGAGCGCTCCTCGCCCCTGGTCAATCCCGTGCAGGCGGCGGTCTTCCACGCCAGCGTCGCCAACGTGCACACGGTGATGGTCGCCGGGCGGGTGCGGAAGTTCGCCCACGCCGCCATGCAGGCGGAGGCCGGCTCGATCCGCCGGGCGGCGGAGATGGGCCATCGAGTCATGGCCGCGGCCGGGATCATCCTGCCCGCGAGCCTGGCCGCTTGA
- a CDS encoding amidohydrolase family protein, giving the protein MSPVLIRDATVLTMRGGADDVIRGDILVEGDRIAAVGAGLSDADAEVVDGRRMIVMPGLVNAHMHTWQTALRSISSNWTFPEYARWMHAGLATRFRPRDIHIATLVGALNQLDCGATTLVDWCHNNPTPDHTDAAIAALRASGIRAAFLHGTPKPDPRPGEPPYWETPHPRREIERLRVELQPDAGMISLGLAVLGPHYATLEVTLQDFRLAQEFGLIASMHQGGGPPRNPEGWARLEAEGLLNRLVNIVHGNDLSDAQIERFVALDVRFTVTPESELISGHGHPIIGRLRDLGARASIGADIESAHSGDMLTAARTALTHQRALDNIEARARGTFGGKARLSARDALAWITVEGARMLGQEDRIGSIAVGKQADLVLIRADALNLQPIHDPISSVVMQSNPSNIDSVMVAGAWRKRHGRLLRDDLAALVEELGESGRRISREVGLQPADLH; this is encoded by the coding sequence ATGAGCCCGGTGCTGATTAGGGACGCGACGGTCCTCACCATGCGCGGCGGCGCGGACGACGTGATCCGCGGCGACATCCTGGTCGAGGGCGACCGCATCGCCGCGGTCGGCGCAGGCCTGTCCGACGCCGACGCAGAGGTGGTCGACGGCCGCCGGATGATCGTCATGCCCGGGCTGGTCAACGCCCACATGCACACCTGGCAGACCGCCCTGCGCTCGATCTCGTCCAACTGGACGTTCCCCGAATACGCCCGCTGGATGCACGCCGGCCTCGCCACCCGTTTCCGCCCCCGCGACATCCACATCGCCACCCTGGTCGGGGCCCTGAACCAGCTGGACTGCGGCGCCACGACCCTGGTCGACTGGTGCCACAACAATCCGACCCCCGACCACACCGACGCGGCGATCGCCGCCCTGCGCGCCTCGGGCATCCGCGCCGCCTTCCTGCATGGCACGCCCAAGCCCGACCCGCGGCCGGGCGAGCCGCCCTACTGGGAGACGCCCCACCCGCGCCGGGAGATCGAGCGCCTGCGGGTCGAGCTCCAGCCCGACGCCGGCATGATCTCCCTGGGCCTGGCGGTGCTCGGGCCGCACTACGCCACGCTCGAGGTGACGCTGCAGGACTTCCGGCTGGCGCAGGAGTTCGGTCTGATCGCCTCCATGCACCAGGGCGGCGGGCCGCCGCGCAATCCGGAGGGCTGGGCGCGGCTGGAGGCCGAGGGCCTGCTCAACCGCCTGGTCAACATCGTCCACGGCAACGACCTCAGCGACGCCCAGATCGAGCGGTTCGTGGCGCTGGACGTGCGCTTCACCGTGACGCCGGAGTCGGAGCTGATCTCCGGCCACGGCCATCCCATCATCGGCCGGCTGCGCGACCTGGGCGCGCGCGCCTCCATCGGGGCCGACATCGAGAGCGCCCACTCCGGCGACATGCTCACCGCCGCGCGCACGGCCCTCACCCACCAGCGCGCCCTGGACAACATCGAGGCCCGCGCGCGGGGGACCTTCGGCGGCAAGGCCCGGCTCAGCGCCCGCGACGCCCTCGCCTGGATCACCGTGGAAGGCGCGCGCATGCTCGGCCAGGAGGACCGCATCGGCTCGATCGCCGTCGGCAAGCAGGCCGACCTGGTGCTGATCCGCGCCGACGCCCTGAACCTGCAGCCGATCCACGACCCGATCTCCAGCGTGGTGATGCAGTCCAATCCCTCGAACATCGACTCGGTGATGGTCGCCGGCGCCTGGCGCAAGCGCCACGGGCGCCTGCTGCGCGACGACCTCGCCGCCCTGGTCGAAGAGCTCGGCGAGTCCGGCCGCCGCATCAGCCGCGAGGTGGGCCTGCAGCCCGCCGACCTACACTAA
- a CDS encoding LacI family DNA-binding transcriptional regulator translates to MNERYTVQDVAKRAGVHASTVSRALNPATRHRLSEEVAARVIAAAAELGYVPNGLAASLRTRRSETIGVVLPDITNPVFPPILQGLEAVLAEERYVAMVANAGSDNDRQRLVIERLLARQVDGLVLATVTRHDAIVDQCLKAGVPLVVVNRSEADHRVSSVVSDDLRGMRLAVDHLYGLGHRRIGHLGGPQNLSTGKGRLEGFLSAARDHGLDPASSDLELASGFSREAGREAAFRLLEHAPDLTGVVVANDLLALGLYDVLAARGLSCPGHLSVVGHNDMPFVDMVSPPLTTVRIRHREMGEQAAQLLLRLVRGEAQGGVDVVLKPDLVVRASTAAPR, encoded by the coding sequence GTGAACGAGCGATATACGGTGCAGGACGTCGCCAAGCGCGCCGGGGTTCACGCCTCGACGGTGTCGCGTGCGCTGAACCCCGCCACCCGCCATCGCCTGTCCGAAGAGGTCGCCGCCCGGGTGATCGCCGCCGCGGCCGAGCTGGGCTATGTGCCGAACGGCCTGGCCGCCAGCCTCCGCACCCGCCGCTCCGAGACCATCGGCGTGGTCCTGCCCGACATCACCAACCCCGTCTTCCCGCCGATCCTGCAGGGTCTGGAGGCCGTGCTGGCGGAGGAGCGCTATGTGGCGATGGTGGCCAACGCGGGGTCCGACAACGACCGCCAGCGCCTGGTCATCGAACGCCTGCTCGCGCGCCAGGTCGACGGCCTGGTGCTCGCCACCGTCACCCGCCACGACGCCATCGTCGATCAGTGCCTGAAGGCCGGCGTGCCCCTGGTGGTGGTCAACCGCAGCGAGGCGGACCATCGGGTCTCATCGGTGGTCAGCGACGACCTGCGCGGCATGCGCCTGGCGGTCGACCACCTCTACGGCCTCGGTCACCGCCGCATCGGCCACCTCGGCGGGCCGCAGAACCTGTCGACCGGCAAGGGCCGGCTGGAGGGCTTCCTGAGCGCGGCGCGCGACCATGGGCTGGACCCCGCCTCGAGCGACCTGGAGCTGGCCTCCGGTTTCTCCCGCGAGGCCGGGCGCGAGGCGGCCTTCCGGCTGCTGGAGCACGCGCCGGACCTGACCGGGGTGGTGGTGGCCAACGATCTGCTGGCGCTGGGGCTCTACGACGTGCTCGCCGCCCGCGGCCTCTCCTGCCCGGGCCACCTGTCCGTGGTCGGCCACAACGACATGCCGTTCGTGGACATGGTCTCCCCGCCCCTCACCACCGTGCGCATCCGCCACCGGGAGATGGGCGAGCAGGCCGCGCAGCTGCTGCTGAGGCTGGTGCGCGGCGAGGCGCAGGGCGGCGTGGACGTGGTGCTGAAGCCGGATCTGGTGGTCCGCGCCTCGACCGCGGCGCCGCGATGA
- a CDS encoding dioxygenase encodes MVIEHESEITGAVEAAMAQTPDARLREVMAAFVRHSHAFLREVRPTEDEFEAGMRFLVGIGQATSEVKNEVVLAADVLGISTLVGLLNNPIGCGQTAAALLGPFWRGSAPRYPLGANLVQSPTPGLPLFVSGAVRDIDGRPLAGADVDVWHASPVGLYDNQDPEQADMNLRGLFTTDAEGRFRFRSVRPAGYPVPTDGPVGDLLRAQRRHPYRPAHIHFMITRPGFKTLITQIFADDADHLETDVTFSVIRSIVGHYTLHEDGPAPAPDVEGAFYTLQYDFVLEPGEMRIPIPPIA; translated from the coding sequence ATGGTGATCGAACACGAATCCGAGATCACAGGCGCGGTCGAAGCGGCCATGGCGCAGACGCCCGACGCGCGTCTGCGCGAGGTGATGGCGGCCTTCGTGCGCCATTCGCACGCCTTCCTGCGGGAGGTGCGGCCCACCGAGGACGAGTTCGAGGCGGGCATGCGGTTCCTGGTCGGGATCGGCCAGGCGACCAGCGAGGTGAAGAACGAGGTGGTGCTGGCCGCCGACGTGCTTGGCATCTCCACCCTGGTGGGCCTGCTCAACAATCCGATCGGCTGCGGCCAGACCGCTGCGGCCCTGCTCGGCCCGTTCTGGCGGGGGAGCGCGCCGCGCTACCCGCTCGGCGCCAATCTGGTGCAGTCGCCGACGCCGGGGCTGCCGCTGTTCGTCTCCGGCGCCGTGCGCGACATCGACGGCCGGCCGCTGGCCGGCGCGGACGTCGACGTCTGGCACGCCTCGCCGGTGGGCCTCTACGACAATCAGGACCCGGAGCAGGCGGACATGAACCTGCGCGGCCTCTTCACCACCGACGCCGAGGGCCGCTTCCGTTTCCGCTCGGTGCGGCCGGCCGGCTATCCGGTGCCCACCGACGGCCCGGTCGGCGACCTGCTGCGGGCGCAGCGGCGCCATCCGTACCGGCCGGCGCACATCCACTTCATGATCACCAGGCCCGGCTTCAAGACGCTGATCACCCAGATCTTCGCCGACGACGCCGACCACCTGGAGACCGACGTCACCTTCAGCGTGATCCGCTCCATTGTCGGCCACTACACCCTGCACGAGGACGGCCCCGCGCCGGCCCCGGACGTCGAGGGGGCGTTCTACACGCTGCAGTACGACTTCGTGCTGGAGCCGGGCGAGATGCGCATCCCCATTCCCCCGATCGCCTGA
- a CDS encoding SDR family NAD(P)-dependent oxidoreductase produces the protein MTTSELLAGKVAVVLGGSGGIGAACALLLAQAGARVAVVASRDPAKAEAVRHTLPGSGHGAYAAAVEDSASLARLAEAVRAELGGADILVNSAGMTRPVAHGDLDALTDEIFDQVLTVNCRGAFAAVRAFAPQLGAGGEGLVVNISSIAATTAVGSSIAYCASKAGMDVMGAALARALAPSIRVLTVSPGVVDTDFVPGRDRSWSEKQASATPLRRLTSPHDVAQAVLACATSLAFSTGSVIQVDGGRHL, from the coding sequence ATGACCACTTCCGAACTCCTGGCCGGCAAGGTCGCCGTCGTCCTGGGCGGCTCAGGCGGCATCGGCGCCGCCTGCGCCCTGCTGTTGGCGCAAGCCGGGGCCCGCGTGGCGGTAGTGGCGAGCCGTGATCCGGCCAAGGCCGAGGCGGTCCGCCACACCCTGCCGGGCTCCGGCCACGGCGCCTATGCCGCCGCGGTCGAGGACAGCGCCTCCCTCGCGCGGCTGGCCGAGGCGGTCAGGGCCGAGCTCGGCGGCGCGGACATCCTGGTCAACTCCGCCGGCATGACCCGCCCCGTCGCCCACGGCGACCTCGACGCCCTGACCGACGAGATCTTCGACCAGGTGCTGACCGTGAACTGCCGCGGGGCCTTCGCCGCCGTGCGCGCCTTCGCCCCGCAGCTGGGCGCCGGCGGCGAGGGACTGGTGGTCAACATCTCCTCGATCGCCGCGACCACCGCCGTGGGGTCGAGCATCGCCTACTGCGCCTCCAAGGCCGGCATGGACGTGATGGGCGCGGCCCTGGCGCGGGCGCTGGCCCCGTCGATCCGCGTGCTGACCGTCTCGCCCGGCGTGGTGGACACCGATTTCGTGCCCGGCCGCGACCGCAGCTGGAGCGAGAAGCAGGCCTCGGCCACCCCGCTCCGACGCCTCACCTCGCCGCACGACGTGGCGCAGGCGGTGCTGGCCTGCGCCACGAGCCTCGCCTTCTCGACCGGGTCGGTGATCCAGGTCGACGGCGGGCGTCACCTCTAA
- a CDS encoding 3-keto-5-aminohexanoate cleavage protein yields the protein MLPKPIITCAVTGNITTIEQNSHLPVTPEQIADAVLEAAEEGAAAAHIHVRDPKTGRPSMELDHYRDVMDRVRRKNRDVVINLTTGPGGRFVPSDEDPRVAGPGTTLLAPEKRIEHITILKPDIATLDLNTMNSGEQVVINTRRNTAIMARAIRDAGAVPEIELFDSGDIHLAHRLLADGDLDGPGLYSIVMGVRYGFDASPETLLYARNLLPKGAAWTGFGIGRSALPMVAQAWLLGGNVRVGMEDTVYISKGELVRSNGQLVRAAREVLRSLGVEPATPAEARTALGLA from the coding sequence ATGCTGCCCAAGCCGATCATCACCTGCGCCGTCACCGGCAACATCACCACCATCGAGCAGAACTCCCACCTGCCGGTCACGCCCGAACAGATCGCCGACGCGGTGCTGGAGGCGGCCGAGGAGGGGGCGGCGGCGGCCCACATCCACGTGCGCGACCCGAAGACCGGCCGACCGTCCATGGAGCTCGACCACTACCGCGACGTGATGGACCGGGTGCGCCGCAAGAACCGCGACGTGGTGATCAACCTCACCACCGGCCCGGGCGGCCGGTTCGTGCCGAGCGACGAGGATCCCCGCGTCGCCGGCCCCGGCACCACCCTGCTCGCGCCCGAGAAGCGGATCGAGCACATCACGATCCTGAAGCCGGACATCGCCACCCTCGACCTCAACACCATGAACTCGGGCGAGCAGGTGGTGATCAACACCCGCCGCAACACCGCGATCATGGCCCGCGCGATCCGCGACGCCGGCGCCGTGCCGGAAATCGAGCTGTTCGATTCCGGCGACATCCACCTGGCGCACCGGCTGCTGGCCGACGGCGACCTCGACGGGCCGGGTCTCTATTCCATCGTCATGGGCGTGCGCTACGGCTTCGACGCCTCGCCCGAGACCCTGCTCTACGCCCGTAACCTGCTGCCCAAGGGCGCCGCCTGGACCGGCTTCGGCATCGGCCGCAGCGCCCTGCCGATGGTCGCCCAGGCCTGGCTGCTGGGCGGCAACGTCCGGGTCGGGATGGAGGACACGGTCTACATCTCGAAGGGCGAGCTCGTACGCTCCAACGGCCAGCTCGTCCGCGCCGCCCGCGAGGTGCTGCGCTCGCTGGGCGTCGAGCCCGCCACGCCGGCCGAGGCCCGCACCGCCCTCGGCCTCGCCTGA
- a CDS encoding quinone oxidoreductase family protein: MSRLRVYEKAADIAALNLVLEPSEPPAAGPDQAVVEIRSAGVNPSDVKATLGAMPHAVWPRTPGRDWAGVVVDGPADLKGQEVWGSGGELGIRRDGTHATHLLVERAQVRRKPGPVSLLEAGAVGVPFITAYEGLRRAGLPKSGDVVLVLGANGKVGQATTQIATMLGAQVFGVERTREAYAGHASGPVRMIGAAEEDLAKVVREESGGHGADIVFNTVGSPYFDKANEAMALKGRQIFISTLDRSVPFDIMAFYRGQRTYVGVDTLGLDGRECAEILDALAPGFERRDLRPFPVLDHAVYSLEHAKDAYAAVLSGARDRTVLKP, encoded by the coding sequence ATGTCGCGCTTGAGAGTCTATGAGAAGGCGGCCGACATCGCCGCCCTGAACCTGGTGCTGGAGCCGAGCGAGCCGCCGGCGGCCGGCCCCGACCAGGCGGTGGTCGAGATCCGTTCGGCCGGGGTCAATCCGTCGGACGTCAAGGCGACGCTGGGGGCCATGCCCCACGCGGTCTGGCCGCGCACGCCCGGCCGCGACTGGGCCGGCGTGGTGGTCGACGGTCCCGCCGACCTCAAGGGCCAGGAGGTATGGGGGTCGGGCGGCGAGCTCGGCATCCGCCGCGACGGCACCCACGCCACCCACCTGCTGGTCGAGCGCGCCCAGGTGCGGCGCAAGCCCGGGCCGGTCAGCCTGCTGGAAGCCGGCGCTGTTGGCGTGCCCTTCATCACCGCCTACGAGGGCCTGCGGCGCGCCGGCCTGCCCAAGTCCGGCGACGTGGTCCTGGTGCTGGGCGCCAACGGCAAGGTCGGCCAGGCGACCACCCAGATCGCCACCATGCTCGGCGCCCAGGTGTTCGGCGTCGAGCGCACGAGGGAGGCCTACGCCGGCCACGCCTCCGGCCCGGTGCGGATGATCGGGGCGGCCGAGGAGGACCTCGCCAAGGTCGTGCGCGAGGAGAGCGGCGGCCACGGCGCCGACATTGTCTTCAACACCGTCGGCAGCCCCTATTTCGACAAGGCCAACGAGGCCATGGCGCTGAAGGGCCGGCAGATCTTCATCTCCACCCTCGACCGCTCCGTGCCGTTCGACATCATGGCCTTCTATCGCGGCCAGCGGACCTACGTCGGGGTCGACACCCTGGGGCTGGACGGCCGGGAATGCGCCGAGATCCTCGACGCCCTGGCGCCCGGTTTCGAGCGGCGGGACCTGCGCCCGTTCCCGGTGCTGGACCACGCGGTCTACAGCCTGGAGCACGCCAAGGACGCCTATGCCGCGGTGCTGTCGGGCGCCCGCGACCGCACGGTGCTGAAGCCATGA
- a CDS encoding cupin domain-containing protein yields the protein MNVTRLAAAPGYEPPNHTDMRCLRLQGHEAGPSEALWLGLSHLLPGGHTSLDASGVEKHYVVLEGAVTVVTEHGAVTLEAWDSCRLAPGEKRRLENRTNRPASILLAMPLA from the coding sequence ATGAACGTGACCCGGCTGGCTGCGGCGCCCGGCTACGAGCCGCCCAACCACACCGACATGCGCTGCCTGCGCCTGCAGGGGCATGAGGCCGGCCCGAGCGAGGCCCTGTGGCTCGGGCTGTCGCACCTGCTGCCCGGCGGCCATACCTCGCTGGACGCCTCGGGCGTGGAAAAGCACTACGTGGTGCTGGAGGGCGCGGTCACCGTGGTCACCGAGCACGGCGCGGTCACCCTGGAGGCGTGGGATTCCTGCCGCCTGGCCCCCGGCGAGAAGCGCCGCCTGGAGAACCGCACCAACCGGCCCGCCAGCATCCTGCTGGCCATGCCTCTGGCCTAG
- a CDS encoding gamma carbonic anhydrase family protein encodes MRVELEGLKPQVAEDAYVAPTACLIGDVRLGPRSSVWFGAVLRGDNEPITIGAGGNVQDNSVLHADPGFPLVLEDNVSVGHLAMLHGCHVGAGSLIGIGAVVLNGARIGRNCLVSAKALVPEGFEVPDNSIVRGVPGRIAGEVSERHLAMMARAAQSYQVRIRRYLGAAIRQD; translated from the coding sequence ATGCGCGTCGAGCTGGAGGGGCTGAAGCCCCAGGTCGCCGAGGACGCCTATGTCGCGCCCACCGCCTGCCTGATCGGCGACGTGCGGCTGGGACCGCGGTCCAGCGTCTGGTTCGGCGCGGTGCTGCGCGGCGACAACGAGCCGATCACCATCGGCGCGGGCGGCAATGTGCAGGACAACAGCGTCCTGCATGCCGACCCCGGCTTCCCGCTGGTGCTGGAAGACAACGTCAGCGTCGGCCACCTGGCCATGCTGCACGGCTGCCACGTGGGCGCGGGCTCGCTGATCGGCATCGGCGCGGTGGTGCTGAACGGCGCGCGGATCGGCCGCAACTGCCTCGTGTCGGCCAAGGCGCTCGTGCCCGAAGGCTTCGAGGTTCCCGACAATTCCATCGTCCGCGGCGTGCCGGGGCGCATCGCCGGCGAGGTCTCAGAGAGGCATCTGGCGATGATGGCGCGGGCGGCGCAGTCCTATCAGGTCCGCATCCGGCGCTACCTCGGCGCGGCGATCCGTCAGGACTAG